From one Simplicispira suum genomic stretch:
- the gph gene encoding phosphoglycolate phosphatase (PGP is an essential enzyme in the glycolate salvage pathway in higher organisms (photorespiration in plants). Phosphoglycolate results from the oxidase activity of RubisCO in the Calvin cycle when concentrations of carbon dioxide are low relative to oxygen. This enzyme is a member of the Haloacid Dehalogenase (HAD) superfamily of aspartate-nucleophile hydrolase enzymes (PF00702).): protein MATLTLPGKTFEVDAAIFDLDGTLVDTLGDFGEALNRMLAELRLPPVAHEAIATMVGKGSEHLLVSVLNHVLAQDGKAPSAIKLEAIYQQAWPSYQRHYAAINGQFAEMYPGVQQGLQTLAAAGIPMACVTNKPTAFAIELLRSLDLDCFAQVFGGDAFERKKPDPLPLLRCCAALGTAPACTLMIGDSANDAQAARAADCPVLLVTYGYNHGQSARAVDADAWMDSLAELKVCRQS from the coding sequence ATGGCCACCCTCACGCTCCCCGGCAAGACCTTCGAAGTTGATGCCGCCATCTTTGACCTTGACGGCACGCTGGTGGACACGCTGGGCGATTTCGGAGAAGCCCTCAACCGCATGCTGGCCGAACTGCGCCTGCCGCCGGTTGCGCACGAAGCCATCGCCACGATGGTGGGCAAAGGCTCGGAGCATTTGCTGGTTTCGGTGCTAAATCACGTTCTAGCGCAGGATGGGAAAGCTCCTTCAGCTATCAAATTGGAAGCGATTTATCAGCAGGCCTGGCCCAGCTACCAGCGCCACTACGCAGCCATCAACGGCCAGTTCGCCGAAATGTATCCGGGGGTGCAGCAGGGGCTGCAGACGCTGGCAGCAGCCGGCATTCCAATGGCCTGTGTGACCAACAAACCGACCGCCTTCGCCATCGAGCTGCTGCGCTCGCTCGATCTTGACTGTTTTGCTCAAGTGTTCGGAGGCGACGCCTTCGAGCGGAAAAAACCCGATCCGCTGCCGCTTCTGCGCTGCTGTGCGGCGCTCGGAACGGCCCCCGCGTGCACCTTGATGATCGGTGATTCGGCCAACGATGCCCAGGCGGCGCGTGCGGCGGACTGCCCAGTGCTGCTGGTGACCTACGGCTACAACCATGGCCAGAGCGCGCGCGCGGTTGACGCCGATGCCTGGATGGATTCGCTGGCTGAGCTGAAGGTCTGCCGCCAAAGCTAG
- a CDS encoding GH36-type glycosyl hydrolase domain-containing protein, translating to MGFAKLLSASLGELEPPIRSEIFGHARLEQHGRSLAQAHIESGTARSPARPFYPRLQQNLRVLRLSHVYIAEQERTGHHVSPAGEWLLDNFQLLMAQTDEIGQALPRRYFSELPVLGGEHLAGMPRIYGVAWAFVAHTDSAIDSALLVRFLNAYQTVCELTYGEISALAPTLRVLLVENLRRLAEQVATSMAARQAADTWCDALLASGNAQTSSFEQRFGTMARRGVGRAFALQVNERLNAETPEMAGSREASTQVGVQEARAALGRVLPDPSAAQVQQHADKAADSLSMRNAILALRTLEDADWREVVNQASVLVRALQISPTFCAEREDTQDASLSAIQRLARRSTHSETLIASRLLGLMGIDGTGPLRADAEAGAEQTPQDDGEDAEAASHAPGYWLRGPGRKTLYTALGLRAQRHWETRQFLRRSVLPLYVMVLLAGSVAAGAWLLLGPHYAWPAPAGLALWGMGLLALFPAGETVLAVVHRLLSESLPPRRMARYALLAGIPPEHRVLVVVPTMLTSSRTVREVVLQLEQHYLANSEACAQFALLTDFADADAATQPGDAALREQASAEMQALEARYRHAPLNGAAQRFLLLHRERSWAPTERRWIGWERKRGKLENLIQWLAEGGDSPFVNLGTLSQPVPGTPYVVTLDSDTGLPPGALRALVGVAAHPLNRPQVDTRLCRVVSGFGILQPRLTTPLPEPATSTLFHWLFSGRCGIDPYSAATSEIYQDLFSEGSFVGKGLLNVRAMHAVLGRRLPPGQVLSHDLLEGSIARCAAVSDITLMEDAPLHADVAAARIHRWTRGDWQLLPLMLQWRRYELPGIARWKLIDNLRRSLVAPASAALLVLALAGAPLSPWATLVWVLLAFGAGPLIGALAGLVPARDNVALAYFYLQALREVLRAFGSALWNLATLLQQSLMLLHAVGCALWRSFVSRRRLLQWTTAASAQAAAQTRLPGLVVAHAPVTLAAALIWFALWQQHTAWPVFSALLCATWALTPVWIWLFSRPWRFQEKKQATVQEQAYLAEIARDTWRFFELHVGESTHHLPPDNVQTVPSTMVAERTSPTNIGLYLLAVACARFFGWIDTTQLLARCEATLATLTTLARHRGHFLNWYDTRTLEVLKPAYVSTVDSGNLCGHLLALAGACDALLIDPQSTADPSVSARLQALVARCRQLASEPQFGFLYHPRKRLLHIGYRVADSALDNSFYDLLASEARLASLWAIAKGDVPAEHWGALGRPFYGVGRHAALRSWSGSMFEYLMPALVLDEPVGSALNAAARSAIYEQKRYGQRHDVPWGVSECAYAAGDHTLAYQYAPQGVPRLALRRTPADDLVVAPYATGLAAMFDRPAAEANFLSFESLQARAEWGFIEALDFSPERQQGGSRFQPVSTFMAHHQGMTLVALANVLLDGAPRRWTMASARLRAVSGLLQEAVPREIPRLVEPLMQPRRVVRPSAADASSRELVPGASAIEPTLLLSNGKYSVSLRANGAGWSRFGKVDVSRWRDDALRDAYGHFIYLRRVPTSEVTEAGETPLVSITQHPAADPQAAYRSSLQGDHACLHAQWADLRSCCTIWVSPEDDVELRRIELWNSTSEPIELELFSAFEVSLMEARADEAHPAFANLFVTSDWVGADQALYFARQPNTNAQQGVHAAHFLAESERQPISIQLQTNRARWLGRNRDASAPLAQCADAPDRAATLPTGLDPMAVMSLRIVVPANSHTQFTLATAAADEREALETLVDRYRQPAVVERSILMSSTFARVRMREMGILREDRAAIQALSTLIALLHARPGSRTLPAGAQNLGDRRTLWRFGISGDRPQLLVEISAEHGIRLVRSLVKALHLWTWGGLACDLIVLNAEPPSYQMPLQRALQELKDTYSAQSASVDSARACGLHLLRLPEISDEEHTTLRMLARVRFAADGRPLSQHLRELTQWHNAALDARIDQSRASPTPQCAGVPESAPEGRFDAKSGAFRFDISAQQQVSRPWINVLANPQFGTQVSEYGAGYSWAGNSQQHKLTVWSNDPVSDPGGEIFWLQDLHSKALFGVGKEFEGVRTIEHGQGVTVLEQRHGGLAIRSTWCVDPQRPVKQVRITLTNHGQEPLRLRAIGLLEWVMGSQRLDRQSVATACDASQNDAMPTGDVAPVLLAIQRDAQSGHGGSTAFFAVCAPQEDAPPHIDWTCDRRELFDARGHRVVPDHLAEQAGLGQDPCAALSCPLDVPAGESRDCIFLLGHGASSGEALALARQCLSEHAAPEAQPWEAAARAQWTQLLAPVQVQTPDPLFDALVNHWLLYQTVGCRMWARAGFYQAGGAFGFRDQLQDAMALAIVRPQALRQHLLLSASRQFEEGDVQHWWHPPTGAGVRTHCSDDLLWLPEAVARYVQVTGDAAVLDESVFFLDGPAIPEGTHDAYFVPTVSSVSASLYEHCARALDRSLQVGVHGLPLIGNGDWNDGMNMVGDKGRGESVWLAWFLCTVTDAFVPLAQVRGDARRIDRWRQAAQGWRKALAGPAWDGAWFKRAFFDDGTPLGTHTAAECRIDLIAQAWSVLSGAATPERQRAAMDAVANLLVDEEAGLNRLLTPALQNMVPSAGYIQAYPPGVRENGGQYSHAGVWKLMAQAQLGDGDGAYRTFTQLSPAHRNANPKQKAAYALEPYVMAGDIYTEAPYVGRGGWSWYTGSAAWMHRAAIESILGLEVRADRVCLRPCLPSHWPQAQLTWERGGARHRFTICSGDTPGTGSEAHEEGAQRLEVGEWVALPTGDKGGNYVVILPGKPAEVSKPD from the coding sequence ATGGGCTTCGCTAAGCTCTTGAGTGCGAGCCTGGGTGAACTCGAGCCACCGATACGCTCTGAAATTTTTGGCCATGCCCGCCTGGAGCAGCACGGGCGCAGCTTGGCGCAGGCGCATATCGAGAGTGGGACTGCCCGGTCCCCGGCCCGGCCCTTTTACCCTCGCCTGCAGCAGAATCTGCGCGTTTTGCGCCTGTCGCACGTCTACATTGCCGAGCAGGAACGCACGGGTCATCATGTCAGCCCCGCTGGCGAATGGTTGCTCGACAATTTTCAGTTGCTGATGGCGCAGACCGACGAAATCGGTCAGGCGCTGCCCAGACGATACTTTTCTGAGCTGCCAGTGCTTGGCGGGGAACACCTCGCTGGCATGCCACGCATCTACGGCGTCGCGTGGGCGTTCGTGGCACACACCGACAGCGCTATTGATAGCGCCTTGCTGGTGCGTTTTTTGAACGCCTACCAGACGGTGTGCGAACTCACCTATGGTGAAATTTCGGCACTCGCGCCCACCTTGCGTGTGTTGCTGGTGGAAAATCTGCGGCGACTGGCGGAGCAGGTGGCGACATCCATGGCCGCGCGGCAGGCAGCAGACACCTGGTGCGACGCACTGCTCGCCTCCGGGAATGCCCAAACGTCCAGTTTCGAGCAGCGTTTTGGCACGATGGCGCGGCGCGGTGTGGGCCGCGCCTTCGCGCTGCAGGTGAACGAAAGGTTGAACGCCGAGACGCCCGAAATGGCAGGCTCGCGAGAAGCCTCCACGCAGGTGGGAGTCCAGGAGGCGCGCGCAGCGTTGGGCCGGGTGTTGCCCGATCCCTCTGCAGCCCAGGTACAGCAGCACGCGGACAAGGCTGCTGACAGTCTGAGCATGCGCAATGCCATTCTGGCGCTGCGAACCCTGGAAGACGCCGACTGGCGCGAAGTGGTCAATCAGGCCAGCGTGCTGGTGCGTGCCCTTCAGATATCCCCTACTTTTTGCGCCGAACGCGAAGACACGCAGGACGCCAGCCTGTCCGCCATTCAGCGCCTGGCCAGGCGCAGCACGCACAGCGAGACGCTCATCGCAAGTCGGTTGCTGGGCTTGATGGGCATAGACGGCACGGGCCCATTGCGCGCCGACGCGGAGGCGGGCGCCGAGCAGACACCTCAGGACGACGGCGAGGATGCCGAGGCCGCCTCACACGCGCCTGGGTACTGGTTGCGTGGACCTGGCCGAAAGACGTTGTACACGGCCCTTGGCCTGCGTGCGCAGCGCCACTGGGAAACCCGACAGTTTCTGCGGCGCAGTGTGTTGCCCTTGTATGTCATGGTGCTGCTGGCCGGAAGTGTGGCCGCAGGCGCATGGCTGCTTCTGGGGCCTCACTATGCATGGCCTGCTCCGGCAGGCTTGGCGTTGTGGGGCATGGGTCTTTTGGCGCTTTTCCCGGCAGGCGAGACGGTTCTTGCAGTGGTTCACCGCCTGCTCAGCGAGTCCCTCCCGCCACGGCGCATGGCGCGCTATGCGTTGCTGGCGGGCATTCCGCCCGAGCATCGGGTGCTCGTGGTGGTGCCGACGATGCTGACATCGTCCCGAACCGTGCGCGAGGTGGTGCTGCAACTGGAGCAGCACTACCTCGCCAACAGCGAAGCCTGCGCCCAGTTTGCGCTGTTGACCGACTTTGCAGATGCCGACGCTGCCACACAGCCAGGCGACGCTGCGCTGCGTGAGCAGGCAAGCGCCGAGATGCAGGCTTTGGAGGCGCGCTATCGCCACGCCCCCCTGAACGGCGCCGCCCAGCGCTTCCTGCTGCTGCACCGAGAGCGCAGCTGGGCACCTACCGAGCGCCGCTGGATCGGCTGGGAGCGCAAACGTGGAAAGCTGGAGAACCTGATTCAATGGCTTGCCGAGGGGGGTGATTCGCCTTTTGTGAATCTGGGGACTTTGTCGCAGCCCGTGCCGGGCACGCCGTATGTGGTAACGCTCGACAGCGACACCGGTTTGCCACCGGGAGCCCTGCGTGCGCTGGTGGGTGTGGCGGCGCATCCGCTCAACCGACCGCAGGTGGATACGCGCCTTTGCCGCGTTGTGTCAGGCTTTGGTATTTTGCAGCCACGGCTCACTACGCCTTTGCCCGAGCCCGCCACGTCCACCTTGTTTCACTGGCTGTTTTCGGGCCGTTGCGGCATCGATCCTTACAGCGCAGCTACGTCCGAGATCTATCAGGACTTGTTTTCTGAAGGGAGCTTCGTCGGCAAGGGGCTGCTGAATGTGCGGGCGATGCACGCGGTGCTGGGGCGCCGATTGCCTCCGGGTCAGGTGCTTAGCCACGATCTGCTTGAGGGTTCGATCGCGCGCTGCGCTGCAGTGAGTGACATCACGTTGATGGAAGATGCGCCGCTGCATGCCGACGTGGCGGCCGCGCGCATTCATCGCTGGACGCGCGGCGACTGGCAGCTGCTGCCGCTCATGTTGCAGTGGCGCCGGTATGAACTGCCCGGAATCGCGCGCTGGAAACTCATCGACAACCTGCGCCGCTCGCTGGTGGCGCCGGCATCTGCGGCCCTGTTGGTTCTGGCGCTGGCGGGCGCACCGTTGTCACCCTGGGCCACGCTGGTGTGGGTATTGCTGGCGTTCGGCGCGGGTCCGCTGATTGGCGCGCTGGCCGGCCTGGTGCCTGCACGCGACAACGTCGCACTCGCCTATTTCTATCTGCAAGCGTTGAGAGAAGTGCTGCGTGCTTTTGGCAGCGCGCTGTGGAACCTGGCCACCCTGCTGCAGCAGTCTTTGATGCTGCTTCACGCCGTCGGGTGCGCGCTGTGGCGCAGCTTTGTAAGCCGGCGGAGGCTGCTGCAGTGGACCACCGCCGCCAGCGCGCAGGCGGCCGCCCAGACGCGCTTGCCGGGCCTCGTCGTTGCCCATGCGCCGGTCACACTGGCGGCGGCGTTGATATGGTTCGCACTGTGGCAGCAGCACACAGCCTGGCCGGTGTTCAGTGCACTGCTCTGCGCCACCTGGGCGCTCACGCCCGTCTGGATATGGTTGTTTAGTCGACCCTGGCGCTTTCAGGAAAAAAAGCAAGCCACTGTGCAAGAGCAGGCCTACCTGGCAGAAATTGCGCGCGACACCTGGCGATTTTTTGAACTTCATGTTGGCGAGTCGACGCACCACCTGCCCCCTGACAACGTGCAGACCGTGCCGAGCACGATGGTGGCCGAGCGGACCTCGCCCACCAACATCGGCCTGTACCTGCTGGCGGTTGCGTGCGCGCGCTTCTTCGGTTGGATCGATACCACACAGTTGCTGGCACGTTGCGAAGCCACGTTGGCCACCCTGACCACGCTGGCGCGCCACCGGGGGCACTTTCTCAACTGGTACGACACGCGAACACTGGAGGTGCTCAAGCCTGCTTACGTTTCCACTGTGGACAGCGGCAATTTGTGCGGTCATTTGCTGGCGCTGGCAGGCGCGTGTGATGCACTGCTGATCGATCCGCAGTCCACTGCGGACCCCTCTGTGTCCGCTCGGCTGCAGGCCCTTGTGGCGCGCTGCCGCCAGCTGGCCAGTGAGCCGCAGTTTGGTTTTTTGTACCACCCGCGCAAGCGTTTGCTGCATATCGGCTACCGGGTGGCGGACAGTGCGCTCGACAACAGTTTTTACGATCTGCTGGCCTCCGAGGCGCGTTTGGCCAGCCTGTGGGCCATTGCCAAGGGCGATGTGCCGGCAGAGCATTGGGGTGCGCTCGGCCGGCCCTTCTATGGCGTGGGCAGGCACGCAGCCCTGCGTTCCTGGTCAGGTTCCATGTTTGAGTATTTGATGCCGGCGCTGGTGCTCGACGAGCCCGTGGGCAGCGCGCTTAATGCGGCTGCACGGTCGGCCATTTACGAGCAAAAGCGCTATGGGCAACGACACGATGTTCCCTGGGGCGTTTCGGAATGCGCCTACGCAGCGGGCGACCACACGCTTGCCTACCAATACGCCCCGCAAGGCGTTCCCCGGCTCGCGCTGCGGCGAACGCCTGCCGATGATCTGGTGGTGGCTCCGTACGCCACGGGCCTCGCCGCCATGTTTGATCGGCCTGCCGCCGAGGCCAATTTTCTCAGCTTCGAATCTCTTCAGGCGCGCGCCGAATGGGGTTTTATCGAGGCACTGGATTTCAGCCCGGAACGCCAACAGGGTGGCAGCCGATTCCAGCCTGTGTCAACCTTTATGGCACACCACCAGGGAATGACGCTGGTGGCCTTGGCAAATGTGCTACTGGATGGCGCACCGCGTCGATGGACCATGGCGAGCGCGCGTCTGCGCGCGGTCTCCGGCCTGCTTCAGGAGGCGGTGCCGCGCGAGATTCCTCGCCTGGTCGAGCCGCTCATGCAGCCGCGTCGTGTGGTGCGCCCGAGTGCGGCGGATGCCAGCTCGCGCGAGCTGGTGCCTGGCGCCAGCGCGATCGAGCCAACCTTGTTGCTCTCCAATGGCAAGTACAGCGTGTCACTGCGCGCCAACGGCGCTGGCTGGAGCCGCTTTGGCAAGGTCGATGTCTCGCGTTGGCGCGACGATGCTTTGCGCGATGCCTACGGCCACTTCATCTACCTGCGCCGTGTGCCGACGTCTGAGGTGACCGAGGCGGGCGAAACTCCCTTGGTATCCATCACACAGCACCCGGCTGCTGACCCGCAGGCCGCGTACCGGTCCAGCCTGCAGGGTGACCATGCTTGTCTGCATGCGCAATGGGCCGATTTGCGCAGTTGCTGCACGATCTGGGTCAGCCCGGAAGACGATGTAGAGCTGCGGCGGATCGAGCTGTGGAATTCGACTTCCGAGCCCATCGAGCTGGAGCTGTTTTCGGCGTTTGAAGTGTCGCTGATGGAAGCGCGCGCCGACGAGGCGCATCCAGCCTTTGCCAACCTGTTTGTCACCTCCGATTGGGTGGGAGCGGATCAGGCGTTGTACTTTGCCCGGCAGCCGAACACCAATGCGCAGCAGGGCGTGCATGCGGCGCATTTTCTGGCGGAGAGTGAGCGCCAGCCGATTTCCATCCAACTGCAGACCAACCGTGCGCGCTGGCTGGGACGCAACCGTGACGCCTCTGCGCCGCTTGCACAGTGCGCCGATGCTCCTGACCGTGCAGCCACTTTGCCGACTGGCCTGGACCCCATGGCGGTCATGTCGCTGCGCATCGTTGTGCCAGCGAATTCGCACACGCAGTTCACGCTGGCCACGGCCGCAGCGGACGAGCGCGAGGCACTGGAGACGCTGGTGGACCGCTATCGCCAACCGGCCGTTGTCGAGCGCTCCATTCTCATGTCGTCCACCTTTGCCCGTGTGCGCATGCGCGAGATGGGCATCCTGCGCGAAGACCGCGCTGCGATTCAGGCGCTCTCCACCTTGATCGCGCTGCTGCATGCCCGACCCGGCTCGAGAACGCTGCCGGCTGGCGCTCAGAATCTGGGAGATCGGCGCACGCTGTGGCGCTTCGGCATATCGGGCGATCGCCCTCAGCTGTTGGTAGAAATCAGCGCGGAGCATGGAATACGTCTGGTGCGCTCGCTGGTCAAGGCTTTGCATTTATGGACCTGGGGGGGACTGGCGTGCGACCTGATTGTGTTGAACGCCGAGCCGCCGTCGTACCAGATGCCGTTGCAACGCGCTTTGCAAGAGCTCAAAGATACTTACAGCGCGCAGAGCGCAAGTGTGGATTCAGCCCGGGCATGCGGCCTACACCTGTTGCGCCTGCCCGAAATTTCGGACGAAGAGCACACCACACTGCGCATGTTGGCGCGCGTGCGTTTTGCAGCCGACGGGCGCCCGCTGTCGCAGCACCTGCGCGAGCTGACGCAATGGCACAACGCCGCGCTGGACGCGCGCATCGATCAGTCCCGCGCATCACCGACTCCGCAGTGCGCTGGCGTGCCTGAGTCCGCGCCGGAAGGTCGGTTCGACGCGAAGAGTGGAGCGTTTCGATTTGATATTTCTGCGCAGCAGCAAGTGTCGCGCCCCTGGATCAATGTGCTGGCCAACCCGCAGTTCGGCACGCAGGTGTCTGAGTATGGTGCTGGCTACAGCTGGGCCGGCAACAGCCAGCAGCACAAGCTCACCGTCTGGTCCAACGACCCGGTATCTGACCCTGGCGGAGAAATCTTTTGGCTGCAGGACCTGCACTCCAAAGCCTTGTTCGGCGTCGGCAAAGAATTCGAGGGGGTGCGCACGATTGAGCATGGTCAGGGCGTCACCGTCCTTGAGCAGCGCCACGGCGGGCTCGCGATCCGCAGCACCTGGTGCGTGGACCCGCAGCGCCCCGTCAAGCAGGTGCGCATTACGCTCACCAACCATGGGCAGGAGCCGCTGCGCCTGCGCGCCATTGGCCTGCTTGAATGGGTAATGGGCAGCCAGCGCCTGGACCGCCAAAGTGTGGCCACAGCCTGCGATGCGAGCCAGAACGACGCCATGCCGACGGGCGACGTGGCGCCCGTGCTGCTCGCCATCCAGCGCGATGCCCAGTCCGGCCATGGCGGCAGCACGGCATTCTTTGCAGTCTGCGCCCCGCAGGAGGATGCGCCTCCTCACATCGACTGGACCTGCGACCGGCGCGAGTTGTTTGACGCGCGCGGTCACCGTGTGGTGCCGGACCACCTGGCTGAGCAGGCGGGTCTCGGGCAGGACCCTTGCGCAGCGCTGTCGTGCCCGCTGGACGTTCCGGCCGGAGAGAGCCGCGACTGCATCTTTTTGCTGGGCCACGGCGCCAGCAGCGGCGAAGCGCTGGCACTGGCACGCCAATGCCTCAGCGAGCACGCTGCTCCAGAGGCCCAGCCCTGGGAAGCGGCCGCGCGCGCCCAGTGGACGCAGTTGCTCGCGCCGGTGCAGGTGCAAACGCCCGACCCTTTGTTTGACGCGCTGGTCAACCACTGGTTGCTCTACCAGACGGTGGGTTGCCGCATGTGGGCGCGAGCCGGCTTCTACCAAGCCGGCGGGGCGTTTGGTTTTCGCGATCAGTTGCAGGACGCCATGGCGCTGGCCATCGTCCGCCCGCAGGCGCTGCGTCAGCACTTGCTGCTGTCGGCGTCGCGCCAGTTTGAGGAAGGCGATGTACAGCACTGGTGGCATCCGCCGACCGGCGCCGGGGTGCGCACGCATTGCTCGGACGACCTGCTGTGGCTTCCCGAAGCGGTGGCGCGCTATGTGCAGGTCACCGGTGACGCGGCGGTGCTCGACGAATCGGTGTTCTTTCTGGACGGGCCGGCCATTCCCGAAGGCACGCATGACGCGTATTTCGTGCCCACTGTGAGCAGCGTTTCTGCGAGTCTCTACGAGCACTGCGCCCGAGCCTTGGATCGCAGCCTTCAGGTGGGCGTGCACGGGCTGCCGCTCATAGGCAACGGGGACTGGAACGACGGCATGAACATGGTGGGCGACAAGGGCCGTGGCGAATCCGTCTGGCTCGCCTGGTTTCTGTGTACCGTGACCGATGCGTTTGTCCCGCTTGCGCAGGTGCGCGGCGACGCTCGGCGCATCGATCGCTGGCGCCAGGCGGCACAAGGTTGGCGCAAGGCGCTTGCGGGACCGGCGTGGGATGGCGCATGGTTCAAGCGCGCCTTTTTCGATGATGGGACGCCGCTGGGCACCCACACTGCGGCGGAATGTCGCATCGACCTCATCGCGCAGGCCTGGAGCGTGCTCTCGGGCGCGGCAACACCTGAGCGCCAGCGCGCAGCGATGGACGCCGTGGCCAACCTGTTGGTGGACGAGGAGGCAGGCCTGAACCGACTGCTTACGCCTGCCTTGCAGAACATGGTGCCGAGCGCTGGCTATATCCAGGCCTACCCGCCAGGCGTGCGCGAGAACGGCGGCCAGTATTCGCATGCCGGTGTCTGGAAGCTGATGGCGCAGGCGCAATTGGGCGATGGCGATGGCGCCTACCGCACTTTCACCCAACTGAGCCCGGCGCACCGCAACGCCAATCCAAAGCAGAAGGCGGCTTACGCGCTGGAGCCGTATGTCATGGCGGGCGATATTTATACCGAAGCGCCGTATGTGGGTCGGGGCGGCTGGAGCTGGTACACCGGTTCGGCAGCCTGGATGCACCGGGCTGCCATCGAATCGATTCTGGGTCTGGAAGTGCGGGCGGATCGTGTCTGCCTGCGGCCTTGTCTCCCCAGCCACTGGCCCCAGGCACAGCTGACATGGGAGCGCGGCGGCGCCAGGCATCGGTTCACGATTTGTTCTGGCGACACCCCAGGCACCGGTTCGGAGGCGCATGAAGAGGGCGCGCAGCGATTGGAAGTCGGCGAGTGGGTGGCCTTGCCGACGGGTGACAAAGGCGGCAACTATGTCGTCATCCTGCCGGGGAAGCCGGCTGAAGTGTCGAAGCCGGACTGA
- the rpe gene encoding ribulose-phosphate 3-epimerase: protein MSRTFRIAPSILSADFARLGEEVASVIAAGADWIHFDVMDNHYVPNLTFGPMVCEALKPYAKTTAGEPVSIDVHLMIEPVDALAAAFAAAGADTISFHPDAVQHVHRSIQAIRAQGARPGLVFNPAESLDVLDWVIDDIDVILIMSVNPGFGGQSFIESSLRKIEAVRRRIDACGKDIRLEVDGGIKQDNIRRVADAGADTFVAGSAIFGQRDYKAVIDAMRAQLAKS from the coding sequence ATGAGCCGCACTTTCCGCATTGCCCCCTCCATCCTGTCCGCCGACTTTGCCCGTTTGGGGGAGGAGGTCGCGAGTGTCATCGCAGCCGGTGCCGACTGGATTCACTTTGATGTGATGGACAACCACTATGTGCCCAACCTGACTTTTGGTCCCATGGTTTGCGAGGCGCTTAAACCCTATGCCAAGACGACCGCCGGGGAGCCGGTGTCAATTGACGTGCACCTGATGATTGAACCGGTGGATGCGCTCGCTGCGGCGTTTGCGGCAGCAGGAGCAGACACCATCAGCTTTCACCCTGATGCAGTGCAGCATGTGCACCGCAGCATTCAGGCGATCCGCGCGCAGGGCGCCCGCCCAGGCTTGGTGTTCAACCCGGCCGAGTCGCTGGATGTACTGGACTGGGTGATCGACGACATCGATGTCATCCTGATCATGAGCGTCAACCCCGGGTTTGGTGGCCAGAGCTTCATTGAGTCGTCGCTGCGCAAGATCGAAGCCGTGCGTCGCCGCATTGATGCCTGCGGCAAGGATATCCGCCTCGAAGTGGACGGCGGCATCAAGCAAGACAATATTCGCCGCGTTGCCGATGCCGGGGCCGACACCTTTGTTGCGGGGAGTGCCATTTTCGGGCAGCGCGACTACAAGGCAGTGATCGACGCCATGCGTGCGCAACTGGCCAAGTCCTGA
- the apaG gene encoding Co2+/Mg2+ efflux protein ApaG, translating to MQSPAFDIHVQTAYLADQSAPEREIFAFSYTITIVNCGDAPAQLIARHWKIEDERGPQDEVRGLGVVGQQPLLRPGERFEYSSGCRLRSDTGSMEGSYRFVTEAGEAFDVPVPRFVMHAAQSGGHRVLH from the coding sequence ATGCAATCGCCCGCTTTCGACATTCATGTCCAGACCGCCTACCTGGCGGACCAATCCGCACCGGAGCGCGAGATATTCGCCTTCAGCTACACCATCACCATCGTCAACTGCGGCGATGCGCCCGCCCAATTGATCGCTCGGCACTGGAAAATCGAGGACGAGCGCGGCCCGCAGGACGAAGTGCGCGGTCTTGGGGTGGTCGGGCAGCAACCTCTGCTGCGCCCGGGCGAGCGCTTTGAGTACAGCAGCGGCTGCCGCTTGCGCAGCGACACCGGCAGCATGGAAGGAAGCTACCGCTTCGTCACTGAGGCGGGCGAAGCTTTCGACGTCCCCGTCCCCCGCTTCGTGATGCATGCTGCCCAGAGCGGCGGCCATCGCGTTCTCCACTGA